A single genomic interval of Brevibacillus brevis harbors:
- a CDS encoding peroxiredoxin, whose product MLKVGDSAPVFTAESTKGTIDLKDHIGKENIVLIFYPGDDTPICTKQLCAVQDHYTKIEQANTVVFGVNPGGMVKKRSFADKFRYEFPLIVDEDESIRKAYDVGKVLGLFFQQRIVYMIGKNGNIIYAKKGNPPVSELLQVLESQV is encoded by the coding sequence ATGTTAAAGGTCGGAGACTCGGCTCCCGTCTTTACGGCGGAGAGCACAAAAGGGACCATTGATCTTAAGGATCACATCGGCAAAGAAAATATCGTCCTCATTTTCTATCCGGGAGATGATACCCCGATTTGCACGAAGCAGCTATGTGCGGTTCAGGATCACTACACCAAAATCGAACAAGCAAACACAGTCGTATTTGGCGTCAATCCCGGTGGTATGGTCAAGAAGCGCTCGTTTGCTGATAAGTTCCGTTATGAATTTCCACTAATCGTGGATGAAGACGAATCGATTCGAAAAGCATATGATGTCGGCAAGGTTCTTGGACTGTTTTTCCAGCAACGCATCGTGTACATGATAGGCAAAAACGGAAATATCATCTACGCCAAAAAAGGGAATCCACCAGTATCAGAGCTGCTACAGGTACTGGAAAGCCAAGTCTAG
- a CDS encoding GNAT family N-acetyltransferase, which produces MSLSIREITKENWRHIACLTVTEGQQAFIESNAFSIAQSGFEPEWISCGLYDKDIAVGYAMHGIEIENGRIWLDRFMLDGHHQGKGYAKKFLHMLVEEMYRRYSCTRIYLSIHPENEFARKLYESFGFTSNGEMDGPEEVMVLDLTNE; this is translated from the coding sequence GTGAGTTTGTCTATTCGTGAAATTACGAAAGAAAATTGGCGCCACATTGCCTGCTTGACTGTAACGGAAGGTCAACAGGCCTTCATCGAGAGCAACGCTTTTTCCATCGCCCAATCGGGTTTTGAACCGGAATGGATATCATGCGGTCTGTATGACAAGGACATCGCTGTCGGTTATGCCATGCACGGAATAGAAATAGAGAATGGCCGAATTTGGCTGGATCGCTTTATGCTTGATGGTCACCATCAGGGTAAGGGGTACGCCAAAAAGTTTCTGCACATGCTCGTTGAAGAAATGTACAGACGCTACAGTTGTACGCGCATTTACTTGAGCATTCATCCCGAAAACGAGTTCGCTCGCAAGCTGTATGAGTCTTTCGGCTTTACCTCAAATGGCGAAATGGATGGACCGGAGGAAGTGATGGTCCTCGACCTGACAAATGAATAG
- a CDS encoding gamma-glutamyl-gamma-aminobutyrate hydrolase family protein: MRPIIGVACTKMYFPKNDLDQFFYVGSGYVNGIARSGGTPLILPLLTIQDAPFREMIESLDGLILSGGEDPAPHLYGEDPLQGLGDINYERDITELEIIKIALELKKPILGICRGMQILNVACGGTLIQDIPSQVPGALQHAQKGSRQYGAHKITLQPGFVADALGKTEVLVNTSHHQAVKDIAPGFKVTGCAADGVIEAIESLDGLHVGVQWHPERMWAHDDDMLKIAEAFVARIKQLKLQATN; encoded by the coding sequence GTGCGTCCGATCATTGGTGTGGCATGTACGAAAATGTATTTTCCGAAGAACGATCTCGACCAGTTTTTCTATGTAGGTTCAGGCTATGTGAACGGAATTGCGCGCAGTGGCGGTACTCCACTGATCTTGCCACTGCTGACGATTCAGGATGCTCCGTTTCGTGAGATGATCGAGTCGCTGGACGGCTTGATACTGTCCGGTGGTGAAGATCCTGCGCCGCATTTGTACGGCGAAGATCCGCTACAAGGGCTGGGCGATATCAATTACGAAAGAGACATCACGGAGCTTGAGATTATCAAGATTGCGCTGGAGCTGAAAAAGCCAATACTGGGCATTTGCCGCGGGATGCAAATATTGAATGTGGCGTGTGGCGGCACCCTCATTCAAGATATCCCAAGCCAAGTACCAGGAGCGTTACAGCATGCGCAGAAGGGTTCACGGCAATACGGGGCACACAAGATTACGCTGCAACCTGGCTTTGTAGCGGATGCTCTTGGAAAGACAGAGGTGCTCGTGAACACTTCTCACCACCAAGCAGTCAAAGACATAGCACCGGGCTTCAAAGTCACAGGATGCGCGGCTGACGGTGTGATTGAGGCGATAGAAAGCCTCGACGGGCTACATGTAGGCGTACAGTGGCATCCAGAGCGGATGTGGGCACACGACGACGACATGTTGAAGATTGCCGAGGCATTTGTTGCCCGGATAAAGCAGTTGAAGCTGCAAGCGACTAACTAG
- a CDS encoding MFS transporter, with protein sequence MSIFTQMTKQQRIGLLFVILILFIDMLLYSLLIPIVPYFTEMLAPSSTMMGVLFSSYAVAMLIATPIFGPISDRIGRRTMLLIGLLGLAASTLLFAFAETMALLITARFVQGIAAAATWPTALALLADLFPSKMRGAVMGIALTAISTGTLLGAPIGGWLFEISDHRMPFLAAAAFTVINIVLVYLFLKEDTTRTVSEKLHVGGFIRNPQVIFIAGIVLLAEISLCLLEPTLPVFFTEKLSMTPTTIGLLFGVMTLAYGLIAPVAGSLSSRMNPYKLMFGGIITLAVFLPLLAWADSLWQAMLAMALVGASIGFTLSPTLSTLGAIIDQGGSGAYGTAYSLFNMFHGIGMVAGPLAGGILTDLLPVSSALLIVAASILGFGILLFVQLKASKSARLYTNESEMKL encoded by the coding sequence ATGTCCATTTTTACACAAATGACCAAACAACAACGAATAGGACTCTTGTTTGTCATTCTGATCCTTTTCATCGACATGCTGCTATACAGCTTGTTGATTCCGATTGTTCCTTATTTTACGGAAATGCTTGCGCCCTCCTCCACCATGATGGGCGTACTGTTTAGCAGCTATGCCGTCGCGATGCTCATTGCCACCCCTATTTTCGGGCCGATATCCGATCGGATCGGCAGACGGACCATGCTTTTGATCGGCTTGCTCGGTCTCGCCGCGTCCACGTTATTGTTTGCTTTCGCTGAGACAATGGCTTTGCTGATTACCGCTCGTTTTGTTCAAGGTATTGCTGCTGCGGCTACATGGCCAACTGCCCTTGCCCTCTTGGCGGATTTGTTCCCATCCAAAATGCGCGGAGCTGTTATGGGAATTGCATTGACGGCGATTTCGACCGGTACATTGCTTGGAGCGCCGATTGGCGGATGGTTGTTTGAAATCAGTGACCATCGTATGCCTTTCCTGGCAGCAGCAGCCTTTACCGTGATCAACATTGTGCTGGTCTACTTGTTCTTGAAGGAAGACACGACGAGAACTGTCAGTGAAAAGCTTCATGTCGGTGGATTCATCCGGAATCCACAAGTCATCTTTATCGCTGGAATCGTATTGCTGGCTGAGATTTCCCTTTGTTTGCTGGAACCGACGTTGCCCGTATTTTTTACAGAGAAACTCAGCATGACACCGACAACGATTGGTCTTTTGTTTGGGGTCATGACACTCGCATACGGACTGATCGCGCCAGTTGCCGGCTCCCTTTCCAGCCGCATGAATCCGTATAAGCTCATGTTTGGCGGAATTATTACGCTGGCTGTGTTTCTGCCACTTTTGGCGTGGGCGGACTCCCTCTGGCAGGCAATGCTCGCAATGGCCTTGGTTGGGGCTAGTATTGGTTTTACCTTATCGCCAACCTTGAGTACGTTGGGGGCCATCATTGACCAAGGAGGAAGCGGCGCATACGGCACGGCGTACTCTCTCTTTAATATGTTTCACGGAATCGGAATGGTTGCAGGCCCGCTCGCAGGGGGAATTTTGACGGATTTACTACCTGTGTCCTCTGCCCTCCTAATCGTGGCAGCGTCCATCCTTGGCTTTGGCATTTTACTTTTTGTCCAATTAAAAGCAAGCAAATCCGCCCGTCTTTACACGAATGAAAGCGAGATGAAATTGTGA
- a CDS encoding DNA polymerase IV has protein sequence MKKILHLDIDAFFASVEQLDRPELRGKPVIVGGTGNRGVVSTCSYEARKYGVRSAMPVAMARKKCPQGFYLPVRYSRYIEKSAEVRQIFTSYTESYQTVGLDEAYLDVSHYENAVPIARDIKRRIKRETGLTCSIGLSYNMSLAKIASDLKKPDAFVIIRPEQALDVLRSLPIGTLHGVGKKSQELLAKKGIETVEDFWRLSLDEATTLFGKFGRSLYYRARGEDNREIEMDRAPKSLSRETTLPFDLFDRDAIAPIATSLLREVEEDIREEGVEPQTITLKIKYADFTQRTKQHKAVTGANWQELLDDLLDAFDYTAGVRLVGVGFSNFAEQQGERYEQLSMFSWKLGK, from the coding sequence ATGAAAAAAATTCTTCACTTGGATATTGACGCATTTTTTGCGAGTGTAGAGCAGTTAGATCGCCCCGAATTGCGGGGGAAGCCGGTCATTGTCGGGGGAACTGGCAATCGTGGTGTCGTATCTACCTGTAGCTACGAGGCTCGAAAATATGGTGTTCGCTCTGCAATGCCTGTCGCCATGGCGAGGAAAAAATGTCCGCAAGGCTTTTATTTGCCTGTACGCTATAGCCGTTATATCGAAAAATCTGCTGAGGTCAGACAGATATTTACTTCTTATACAGAGAGTTATCAAACAGTGGGTCTAGACGAGGCTTATTTAGACGTGTCCCATTATGAGAATGCGGTACCCATCGCCCGCGATATTAAGAGGCGAATCAAACGGGAGACCGGACTTACTTGCAGCATCGGGCTTTCCTACAATATGTCGTTGGCTAAGATTGCCAGTGATTTGAAAAAGCCGGATGCTTTTGTAATCATCCGACCTGAGCAAGCTTTGGATGTGCTGCGGTCGTTGCCAATTGGCACCTTGCATGGAGTTGGCAAAAAGTCGCAAGAGTTGCTCGCGAAAAAGGGGATTGAGACGGTAGAGGATTTTTGGAGGCTTTCACTCGATGAAGCCACTACATTATTTGGGAAGTTTGGTCGTTCCCTCTATTACCGGGCGAGAGGAGAAGACAATCGCGAAATCGAGATGGATCGCGCGCCGAAATCATTGAGCCGTGAAACGACACTGCCCTTTGATTTGTTTGACAGGGATGCGATTGCTCCGATTGCCACCTCCCTCTTGCGTGAGGTCGAAGAGGACATCCGCGAAGAAGGAGTCGAGCCCCAGACGATAACGCTCAAAATCAAGTATGCGGACTTTACCCAGCGGACCAAGCAACACAAGGCTGTGACTGGAGCCAACTGGCAGGAGCTGTTGGACGATTTGCTCGACGCCTTTGACTATACAGCGGGCGTTCGATTGGTGGGCGTAGGCTTTTCGAATTTTGCCGAGCAGCAAGGGGAGAGATACGAACAGCTCTCGATGTTTTCGTGGAAGCTGGGGAAGTAA
- a CDS encoding serine hydrolase: MLSSLFAQISSLIKDACGEWGIFFEDLRTGETLSINEDQRFYAASVIKVPIMTAVFAEAYAGKFALEDKIKLRKEDLVGGAGVLQHMTPGTEFTIRDLVTLMIIQSDNTATNMMIDLVGTESIRNAMQKTEMTNSHFYNKLMVVPAELEGYNEVTAKDMGSHLRYLATGKVISYDSCLKMVAILKTQQHRDRIPFLLPDPDGDVIGMIPKWEFANKTGSVTKITHDVGILYIGSHAVTLSILNKGLEQKDAAEVMAQIGHLVYHVYCQKA; this comes from the coding sequence ATGTTATCCAGTCTTTTTGCCCAAATATCCAGCCTGATCAAGGACGCTTGCGGGGAATGGGGAATCTTTTTCGAAGATTTGCGTACCGGTGAAACATTATCCATCAACGAAGATCAACGCTTCTACGCAGCCAGTGTGATCAAAGTCCCGATCATGACAGCTGTTTTTGCAGAGGCGTACGCAGGCAAGTTTGCCTTAGAGGACAAGATCAAGCTGCGTAAAGAGGATCTCGTTGGCGGTGCAGGTGTTCTTCAGCATATGACTCCCGGCACTGAATTTACGATTCGTGACCTGGTTACCCTGATGATCATCCAAAGTGACAATACGGCGACGAACATGATGATTGATCTCGTCGGAACAGAGAGCATTCGCAACGCGATGCAAAAAACAGAAATGACAAACAGTCACTTCTACAACAAGCTCATGGTCGTCCCAGCCGAATTGGAAGGTTACAATGAGGTGACGGCAAAAGACATGGGAAGCCACCTCCGATATTTGGCAACAGGAAAAGTGATCTCCTACGACAGTTGTTTGAAAATGGTCGCCATCTTGAAGACTCAGCAGCACCGTGACCGCATCCCCTTCCTCTTGCCTGACCCGGACGGTGATGTGATCGGGATGATTCCGAAATGGGAATTCGCCAACAAGACTGGCTCTGTGACCAAAATCACGCATGATGTCGGCATCCTCTACATCGGTTCTCATGCTGTTACCTTGTCCATTTTAAACAAGGGACTCGAGCAAAAGGATGCTGCCGAAGTCATGGCGCAAATCGGTCATCTCGTTTATCACGTATATTGTCAGAAAGCGTAA
- a CDS encoding TetR/AcrR family transcriptional regulator, with the protein MKGFIEEIRDKGMKFSMDDLAKRLGISKRTLYEHFSSKVEILETIIQQSFEEGDEKTQQILADDSLSLIDKIKGVMMVLPTHYEFYDLRILEQMKRYYPEQYAQVEASLSEDWQTLRVLIEQGIREGQIVNMNVTLMLKVIVDALNSTLDLRFYTKNQITVSEALSAIVDVLLFGLVPADKR; encoded by the coding sequence ATGAAAGGTTTTATTGAAGAGATTCGCGATAAAGGCATGAAATTTTCCATGGATGACTTGGCGAAGCGGCTCGGGATCAGCAAACGCACGTTATACGAGCACTTCTCATCCAAGGTAGAAATTCTGGAAACAATCATTCAGCAGTCCTTTGAAGAGGGCGATGAAAAAACACAGCAAATTCTCGCAGACGACAGTCTCTCTCTTATCGATAAAATCAAAGGCGTCATGATGGTTTTACCGACACACTATGAATTTTATGATTTGCGCATCCTCGAACAGATGAAGCGATATTATCCTGAGCAATATGCCCAGGTCGAGGCTTCTTTATCCGAGGATTGGCAGACACTTCGCGTACTCATCGAACAGGGGATTCGAGAAGGACAAATCGTCAATATGAACGTTACACTCATGTTGAAGGTGATTGTCGATGCCCTTAATTCCACACTTGATCTGCGCTTTTACACGAAAAACCAGATTACAGTCTCAGAGGCGCTTTCCGCCATCGTAGATGTCCTCTTGTTCGGACTGGTACCAGCGGATAAAAGGTAA
- a CDS encoding phytoene desaturase family protein: protein MTTNHYDVVIVGGGLAGLSSAAYLSSKGKKVAVLERGQLGGRAVTLKIKGFNFNFGAHAIYARDSSVLRTFEKELGLNIDWQDFNPTKAKYDIGSDLTAVPANVQGLFQTKLLKGMDKVLFTFEILKTMLKMEKGHPHMSIQKWMEKKQVNEEVREMMLTLASSNFFTREPEKIPSDVFFSYYSRLFTTNKPVAYIGGGWQALINEFVRVIEANQGTILIKTKVEKFQVENDRVVGVVTPEGEFTADEFICCIPPKEMAKVFAETRLEHAVAQHAEYEPTVVMVYDIGLKERIDVPFSYIYEKANNIFITDISYYDRTCVPEGGQLLQATAYMRQDEVGNKEAAEIRKQEIENLYDKHFPGWREQLVVPRVSARAVVQEIKWTMNQKPMPIFMPDYRNLFFAGDWCEGQGQLSELSFSSAMNVAKLILEKE, encoded by the coding sequence ATGACAACCAATCACTATGACGTTGTTATTGTAGGTGGGGGACTAGCTGGTCTTTCCAGTGCCGCCTACCTGTCGTCGAAAGGCAAAAAAGTTGCAGTTTTGGAACGCGGTCAATTGGGTGGACGTGCCGTTACACTGAAGATCAAAGGGTTTAACTTCAACTTCGGTGCCCACGCCATTTATGCTCGCGACAGCTCCGTTTTGAGAACGTTTGAAAAAGAATTGGGTCTGAACATCGATTGGCAGGATTTCAATCCGACAAAAGCCAAGTACGATATTGGTAGCGATCTGACTGCAGTTCCAGCGAATGTACAAGGACTTTTCCAAACGAAGCTCTTAAAAGGTATGGACAAAGTATTGTTCACGTTTGAGATTTTGAAAACGATGCTAAAAATGGAGAAAGGCCATCCACATATGTCGATTCAAAAGTGGATGGAGAAAAAGCAAGTCAACGAAGAAGTGCGAGAAATGATGTTGACGCTTGCCTCTTCCAACTTCTTCACACGTGAGCCTGAAAAGATTCCTTCTGACGTTTTCTTTTCTTACTACAGCCGTTTGTTTACAACGAATAAACCGGTAGCGTATATCGGTGGCGGCTGGCAAGCATTGATCAATGAATTCGTGCGTGTGATTGAAGCAAACCAGGGTACGATTCTGATCAAAACCAAAGTAGAAAAGTTCCAAGTAGAGAATGATCGTGTGGTTGGAGTGGTGACACCGGAGGGCGAATTTACGGCGGATGAATTTATTTGCTGTATTCCGCCGAAGGAGATGGCGAAGGTCTTTGCGGAGACGCGCCTGGAACATGCGGTTGCACAGCATGCTGAATACGAGCCAACGGTTGTTATGGTGTATGACATTGGCTTGAAAGAGCGAATTGACGTACCGTTCTCCTACATCTACGAAAAAGCAAACAATATTTTCATTACCGATATTTCGTATTATGACCGTACTTGTGTACCTGAAGGCGGGCAGTTGTTGCAGGCGACTGCTTACATGCGTCAGGATGAAGTAGGGAACAAGGAAGCGGCAGAAATCCGCAAACAAGAGATTGAAAACCTGTATGACAAGCATTTCCCAGGCTGGCGTGAGCAACTGGTTGTGCCGCGCGTTTCTGCTCGTGCAGTCGTACAGGAGATCAAGTGGACCATGAATCAGAAGCCAATGCCGATTTTCATGCCGGATTACCGCAACCTGTTCTTCGCGGGTGACTGGTGTGAAGGCCAAGGCCAACTGTCTGAGCTGTCTTTCTCTAGCGCGATGAACGTTGCCAAGCTGATTTTGGAAAAAGAATAA
- a CDS encoding peptide ABC transporter substrate-binding protein codes for MHKWKKLSFCAVLLTSLAFAGCGTPQASTTGETTGAKQEQSSAPQTMQVNLNSGEPSTIDPGLAEDIPSMSVARAAFDGLLRLNEKGELKEAVAEKYEVSADGLTYTFHLRESKWTNGDPVTAHDFEYAWKRVLDPKTASGYAYQMYYLKNGQAFNANKAKAEDVGVKATDDKTLVVTLENPAPFFPELVASVTYFPVNKKAVEGNKEWASKPETYITNGPFSLKNWEHKSKIEFEKSDSYWDKDAVKLSKLTLNMIEDANTELSMFEKGDLDWAGSPLGDLPLDALDALKESGKMQAQATAGTYWYIFNTTQKPFDNKKIRQAFATAVNRQEISDNVVPYKSTPATGILPPTMALTPEGYIKDGDVETAKKLLAEGMKEAGIKELPPITIAYNTSEVNSRIATVIQDQWRKAFGIEVKLVNKENKVHREDMKQGNFTIGRGSWIGDFNDPINFLEVFKGGLNTSKWENKEFLDLLAQSAKEGDVAKRKEILKKAEQIVMDEMPALPIYYFTYAWVKQDSVKDVVVDALGFIDFKYASNQK; via the coding sequence TTGCATAAGTGGAAGAAATTATCATTTTGTGCTGTTCTGTTAACCAGTTTAGCATTCGCAGGTTGTGGAACACCACAAGCAAGCACCACGGGGGAGACGACAGGTGCAAAGCAGGAGCAGAGTAGCGCCCCCCAAACGATGCAGGTCAACCTGAATTCTGGTGAGCCAAGCACGATCGACCCTGGACTGGCAGAAGATATCCCTTCGATGTCTGTTGCCCGTGCAGCATTTGATGGCCTCCTGCGCTTGAATGAAAAAGGCGAGCTGAAAGAGGCGGTCGCAGAGAAATACGAGGTTTCCGCTGATGGTCTCACGTACACCTTCCATCTGCGGGAGTCCAAATGGACCAATGGAGATCCGGTTACCGCTCATGACTTCGAGTATGCATGGAAACGGGTTCTCGACCCGAAAACCGCTTCCGGTTACGCGTACCAGATGTACTATTTGAAAAATGGGCAAGCCTTTAACGCCAACAAGGCAAAAGCCGAAGATGTCGGCGTGAAGGCAACAGACGACAAGACACTGGTTGTTACGCTGGAAAACCCGGCACCGTTTTTCCCGGAATTGGTTGCATCTGTCACCTATTTCCCGGTCAATAAAAAAGCGGTTGAGGGAAACAAAGAATGGGCTTCGAAGCCAGAGACGTACATTACAAACGGGCCATTTAGCTTGAAAAATTGGGAGCACAAATCAAAGATCGAATTCGAAAAGAGCGATTCTTACTGGGATAAGGACGCTGTCAAATTATCCAAGCTGACCTTAAACATGATCGAGGATGCCAATACGGAGCTATCGATGTTTGAGAAAGGTGATCTGGATTGGGCAGGCTCACCACTGGGCGATTTGCCACTGGATGCGCTGGATGCTCTGAAGGAATCCGGAAAGATGCAAGCTCAAGCGACAGCGGGTACGTACTGGTACATTTTCAATACGACGCAAAAGCCGTTTGACAACAAAAAGATTCGTCAGGCATTTGCTACGGCAGTCAATCGTCAGGAAATCTCCGATAATGTCGTACCATACAAGAGCACGCCAGCGACGGGAATTCTCCCGCCAACCATGGCACTCACACCAGAGGGCTATATCAAAGACGGCGATGTAGAGACCGCGAAGAAGCTCTTGGCAGAAGGCATGAAAGAAGCGGGGATCAAAGAGTTGCCACCGATCACGATTGCATACAATACGTCAGAGGTCAATTCGCGTATTGCGACAGTCATTCAGGATCAATGGCGCAAAGCATTTGGCATCGAAGTCAAACTGGTAAACAAAGAGAACAAGGTTCACCGTGAGGACATGAAGCAAGGAAACTTCACCATCGGTCGTGGTAGCTGGATTGGCGATTTCAACGATCCGATCAACTTCCTGGAAGTCTTCAAGGGGGGACTGAATACATCCAAATGGGAAAACAAGGAGTTCCTCGATTTGCTCGCACAGTCTGCCAAAGAAGGGGATGTAGCGAAGCGCAAGGAAATCCTCAAGAAAGCTGAACAAATCGTCATGGATGAAATGCCTGCGTTGCCAATCTACTATTTCACCTACGCATGGGTGAAGCAGGATAGCGTAAAAGATGTGGTAGTAGATGCACTCGGGTTCATCGACTTCAAGTACGCTTCCAATCAAAAGTAA
- a CDS encoding YqeG family HAD IIIA-type phosphatase produces MFLEKLMPSQFVESIHHIDIDQLKRNNIRAVITDLDNTLVEWDRPHATEEVINWLARMHEAGIQVTVVSNNNKERVDRFCAPLNLGFIYAAKKPTNRAFLQAVRQMNVTIAETVVIGDQLFTDVLGGNRLGFHTILVVPVAQTDGFWTRFNRQMERVALIWMERKGMVSWRRKA; encoded by the coding sequence GTGTTTTTAGAGAAGCTGATGCCTAGTCAGTTCGTCGAATCAATCCATCACATTGACATAGATCAATTGAAACGAAATAACATCCGTGCGGTGATTACAGACTTGGATAATACCTTGGTGGAATGGGACAGGCCACATGCAACCGAGGAGGTCATCAACTGGCTTGCTCGCATGCATGAGGCAGGCATACAGGTCACTGTTGTCTCCAACAACAACAAGGAGCGTGTAGACCGCTTCTGTGCCCCCTTAAATCTCGGGTTTATTTATGCGGCCAAAAAGCCGACAAACCGTGCTTTTTTGCAGGCAGTGCGGCAGATGAATGTAACCATCGCTGAGACTGTTGTCATTGGCGATCAATTGTTTACCGATGTGCTGGGAGGAAATCGATTAGGATTTCATACGATCCTGGTTGTTCCTGTAGCCCAGACGGATGGTTTTTGGACGCGCTTTAATCGTCAGATGGAGCGTGTGGCCCTTATTTGGATGGAGAGGAAAGGAATGGTTTCGTGGAGGAGAAAAGCATGA